In Plasmodium gaboni strain SY75 chromosome 11, whole genome shotgun sequence, the following proteins share a genomic window:
- a CDS encoding hypothetical protein (conserved Plasmodium protein, unknown function), whose translation MWNLINYNNENDSNANATFWSIFGYEDKPNESITINENEQKENNLKVENNIEPESLSDNTNKDIRRKKKKKKNKLKDNIDKSPFLSDISAYADYCTSDDVTDKYSFNENNDHMVSTKNNKYNYSNDISEKGNYLTVQEEKELIGQQENDLTVQEEKEXXXXXXXXXXXXXXXXXXXXXXXXXXXXXXXXXXXXXXXXXXXXXXLTVQENKTEGMVEEIYNNSSLPYANEWLFDKIKEILDPSINQESISELLTHKYNSFNEANTGIFDLLENLLVRSGSNNQENMEISKQKKGNYSYNHYNSMDESINEHYNFINYSIHCINKELSANVELEATKMMKIYNHSLNKYKNYINFKDDIYQDLVNEGEEISTLIFDENKKIKKRIPKIDFLVLININSENYNNIIESHNVQTPKLNLEEIFKINLI comes from the exons ATGTGgaatttaattaattataacaatgaaaat GATTCTAATGCAAATGCCACTTTTTGGAGTATCTTCGGATATGAA GATAAACCAAACGAAAGTATAACaattaatgaaaatgaacaaaaggaaaataatttaaaagtCGAAAATAATATCGAACCAGAGTCACTTAGTGACAATACAAACAAAGATATTCGAaggaaaaagaaaaaaaaaaaaaacaaactcaaagataatattgataaatCCCCTTTCCTCAGTGATATTAGCGCTTATGCAGATTATTGTACTAGTGATGATGTTACtgataaatattcattcaatgaaaataatgatcATATGGTATCgacaaaaaataataaatataattattcaaatGATATAAGTGAAAAAGGAAATTATCTAACCGTACAGGAAGAAAAAGAGCTAATAGGTCAGCAAGAAAATGACCTGACCGTACAGGAAGAAAAAGAGCNNNNNNNNNNNNNNNNNNNNNNNNNNNNNNNNNNNNNNNNNNNNNNNNNNNNNNNNNNNNNNNNNNNNNNNNNNNNNNNNNNNNNNNNNNNNNNNNNNNNNNNNNNNNNNNNNNNNNNNNNNNNNNNNNNNNNNNNCCTGACTGTACAGGAAAATAAGACAGAAGGAATGGTAGAagaaatttataataatagttCATTACCATATGCTAATGAATGGttatttgataaaataaaagaaatattagATCCTTCTATAAATCAAGAAAGTATAAGTGAATTATTGACACACAAATATAACAGTTTTAATGAAGCAAATACAGGtatttttgatttattaGAAAATTTATTAGTACGTAGTGGAAGTAACAATCAGGAGAATATGGAGATTAgtaaacaaaaaaaaggtaattattcttataatcattataattCTATGGATGAATCAATAAATGAgcattataattttattaattattcTATTCATTGtattaataaagaattatcTGCAAACGTGGAGTTAGAAGCTACcaaaatgatgaaaatttataatcattcattgaacaaatataaaaattatatcaaTTTTAAGGATGATATTTATCAAGACTTAGTGAATGAGGGAGAAGAAATATCAACTTTAATAtttgatgaaaataaaaaaattaaaaaaaggatTCCAAAAATTGATTTTCTTgttttaattaatattaatagtgagaattataataatattattgaaTCTCATAATGTACAAACACCCAAATTAAATTTAGAAGAGATCTTTAAAATTAActtaatataa